A stretch of DNA from Bradyrhizobium algeriense:
GCCTGAATTTGGAACCTGTTGTCGGTGGCTTCGGCAACGAGCTTCGTCATCAACTCGACACCGCCCCATAGCGTATCGAGCGATTTCGGCCAGCTCGCGGTCAAACGCCATTTGAGCTCCGGCATCGACTGCGCGATGGCAGGAGCCGCCAGCGTTGCGGCGCCGGCCGCGCCAATGCCTGTAACTTTAAGAAAATCTCTTCTTTTCATTGAATCCATCCCTGTTGGTGAGCGTGTCGTGGCCCTCTTGGCGAGGCCTTCACAGCCAGCATGGAACAATCGGTTCCCGATTTCCATCCCGAACTATACGGGCAAAACGAAAAAAGCCCGGCCTCCTTGCGAAGGCCGGGCTGCTTTCTACGACTTAAGACGTAATCAGCCGCGGGTGCGCGAGCGGATCATGAAGCTGTCGTAGGTGTATTCGGCAACCTGCCACCACAGATACTGGTCGGAGCGGTAGGCCTGCATCGCGTCGATCGACTTCTTGAAGTCGGCGTTCTTGCCCGAGAGCTCAGCCCACAACTCGTTGGTGGCCTTCAGACTGGCTTCCAGCACTTCGTTGGTGAAGGGACGTAGCTGCGTGCCGCCGGCGACCAGACGCTTCAGCGCGGAGGGGTTCTGCATGTCGTAACGTGCATTCATCCAGGTGTTGGCGTGGGCCATGGCATTGGTGAGAATCGCCTGGTAGTTCTTCGGCAACGAATTCCACTTCTCGAGATTGCAGAACGCGTGGACCATCGGACCGCCTTCCCAGAAGCCCGGGTAGTAGTAGTACTTGGCGACCTTCGCGAAGCCGAGCTTTTCGTCATCGTAGGGACCAACCCACTCGGCCGCGTCAATGGTGCCCTTTTCGAGCGCCGGATATATCTCGCCGGCGGCGAGCTGCTGCGGCACCACGCCGACCTTCTGAAAGACCTGTCCGGCGATCCCGCCGATGCGCATCTTGAGGCCCGAGAGATCAGCAACCGTCTTGATCTCCTTGCGGAACCAGCCGCCCATCTGCGCGCCGGTATTGCCGCAGGCGAAGCCGATCACGCCGAACTTCTTGAAGAACTCGTTGCCGAGCGCCTCACCGCCGCCCTGGTACCACCAGGAATTCTGCTGGCGCGCATTGAGGCCGAACGGGACCGAGGCATAGATCGCAAAGGTCGGGTCCTTGCCGACATAGTAGTACGAGACGGTATGACACATCTCGACGGTGTTGTTCGACGTCGCGTCCAGCGCCTGCAGGCCGGGGACGATTTCGCCGGCCGCGAACACCTGGATCTGAAACTTGTTGTCGGTCATCTCGGCGACGAACTTCGCCACCTGCTCAGCGCCGCCATAGATGGTGTCGAGCGACTTCGGAAAGCTCGACGTCAGGCGCCATTTGATCTCAGGCGATGATTGCGCGATCGCCGGCGAGGCAACGGCTGTCGCGGCAGCACCGGCCGCTGAAACCTTCAAAAAATCACGACGCTTCATTCAAGTCTCCTTAAGACGGGTCGTTTCCCATATTCCTCGAGCTGTCCTCCGGCGGGCGAATTCCACGTCATCCGGGGCGCTCTGGCGGGGGCGGCTTTAACACGGAAGTTCGCTATCGAAAACGCGACAAAGGCATGACTGCACTGATTAAACCAAAGTCTTAGGGACGACGGATAAGGGCTTCAGGCCGCGGCGATAGCGCCCTGAAGCTGGTCGCGAACCCTGGTCCCGATCGCCCGGTAAATCGCGGCATGCGGGCCGTCCGGTTCGCTCGCCACCACCGGGTTACCGTCATCGGAGGTGGTCCGGATCGACATGTGCAGCGGGATCTCGCCCAGGAACGGGACGCCCAGCCGTTCCGCTTCATGCCGCGCGCCGCCATGACCGAAAATGTCCGAGCGCGTGCCGCATTCGGGGCACTGGAAGTAGCTCATGTTCTCGACGATGCCGAGCACCGGCACGTTGACCTTCCTGAACATCGCGAGCCCTCTGCGCGCGTCGATCAGCGAGAGATCCTGCGGGGTCGAGATGATCACCGCTCCCTTCAGCGGCACATTCTGCGCCAGCGTCAATTGCGCATCGCCGGTGCCGGGCGGCATGTCGACGACCAGAATATCGAGCGTACCCCACGCCACGTCGCGCAGCATCTGGGTGATCGCCGACATCACCATCGGCCCGCGCCAGATCATCGCGGTGTTTTCCTCGACCAGAAAACCGATCGACATGATGGAAAGCCCGAAACGCTGGATCGGAATCATCTTCCTGTTGTCATCGAGTTGCGGCTTCTCATTGATGCCGGTCAGCCGCGGCACCGATGGGCCGTAAATGTCGGCGTCGAGCAGGCCGACGCGCAGGCCCAGGTCGCGCAGACCCAGCGCCAGGTTGAGCGCGGTGGTCGACTTTCCGACGCCGCCCTTGCCCGAGGCCACCGCGATAACCGCGGCAACGCCCGGTATCTCCGCCTGTTTCGACATCGGCGACGCCGCGCCTTGCGGCGGGCGATGCGCGGCGACCGGTTGCACGCCGGGAGAATGTGAATGCGCATGGCGATGCGGCGCAGGTGCTGCAGATGGCGAGCCGGGCTTGCGCTCGGCCGTCAGCGCGATCATCGCCGCGGTGACGCCGGGAATCGCGCGCACGGCGGCCTCGGCCTGCGCGCGCACGCTTTCCCAGACGCGGGCCTCCGCGGCGTCGACGTTGATGGAGAAGAACACCTTGCCGTCGGTGACCGAGATCGCCGACAGCACGTTGGCATTGGTCAAGGGCACGCCGCGCGGCGACACCACTCCGCCAAGGGAATCGAGAACCTGTTGCTGCGTAACGCTCACTCGCGCATCTCCTGAAGCCCTTTCGGTCCTGAGTGAGAACCGGGCTCTACTCTCTTGTATCGACGCGCTTTTTCTTGACGCGACCCGACCCGCCTTGGAGCACATCCGAAAAGTGGGCCTCGTTCCAAAACGCCAGAGCGCGATGATATTTCTTCGAAACATCATCCCGCTCTATCTCTTTGATTTGAGCATGATCTCCGCGCAAACGCGTTCCGCGTTTGTCGCGAGGGAAAACCGGTCCCCACTTTTCCGGATCATGCTCTAGTCCGATGCGACCCATAGAGCGGTTCAGCGCAAAAGGCTACCTCGCTCCCACATCATCCCGCCGCTCGGCAGGGGCTGCGGCCGTCTCCTTGGCGGCCTCATAGTTCAGTTCGATCATGACGCCGTTGGGGTCATTGACGAAGATCTGCCAGAGGTCACCGCCCGGCACCTGCCGGGAGTCATATGCCATGCCCTTCGCTTCCAGCCGCCGCTTCATGCCGTCGAAGCCGTAGCTGGCAAACGCGACATGGTGGACGACGCCGGAATCCGGCTTCTGCGGTTCCTCGGTCCTGGAGATATCGACGAGGTGCACCACCGCCTTGCCCTCGCTGTACATCCACGCCCCGGGGAAAGCAAAGTTCGGCCGGGCGCCCTTTTCCAGGCCCAGAATGTCCTCATAGAACCGGACCGTATCGGCAAGGTTGCGGGTCCGGATATTGAAATGGTCGAGCACGCCCACGCTGACGCCCATGCGATGTCACTCCCTTTTTTGTGAAGTTCTTGAGACCGCTATCCTAGCACAAATCCGGCCCCGCCCGCCAAACGAAGGCGTTGCCCTGCCCTGCGCAGCTTGTATGGTGCGGCTCCCTCAAGAACACCCGTCCGGCCAGCCCAATGTCGCCGGCAAAACTTCAAGGTAACACACATGGCTAAAGTCGCTTTTCTCGGTCTCGGCGTCATGGGTTTCCCCATGGCAGGACATCTGGTGAAAAAAGGCGGCCACGAGGTGACCGTGTACAACCGGACCGGCGCCAAGGCTGCGGAATGGGCGGACAAATTCGGCGGGCGCACGGCGCCGACGCCGAGGGCCGCGGCCGATGGCCAGGATTTCGTGATGTGCTGCGTCGGCAACGACAATGACCTGCGTGCGGTCACGATCGGTACCGACGGCGCCTTCGCCGGCATGAAAAAGGGTGCTGTCTTCGTCGACCACACCACCGCCTCCGCCGAGGTTGCCCGCGAGCTCGACGCCGCCGCCACCAAGGCCGGCTTCAAGTTCATCGACGCGCCGGTATCCGGCGGCCAGGCCGGTGCGGAAAACGGCGTGCTGACGGTGATGTGCGGCGGCAAGGAAGATGCCTATGCCGCGGCCGAGCCGATCATCGCCGGCTCCTACGCCAGGATGTGCAAACTTCTCGGGCCCGCCGGCGCCGGCCAGCTCACCAAGATGGTCAACCAGATCTGCATCGCGGGTCTGGTCCAGGGCCTGTCCGAGGGCCTTCATTTCGCAAAGAAGTCGGGGCTCGACGTTGCGGCCGTGGTCGAGACCATCTCCAAGGGCGCGGCGCAGTCGTGGCAGATGGAGAACCGCTACAAAGCGATGAACGAGGGCAAGTTCGATTTCGGCTTTGCGGTCGAATGGATGCGCAAGGACCTCTCGATCTGCATCGCCGAGGCCCGCCGCAACGGCGCCAACCTGCCGGTGACCGCTTTGGTCGATCAGTTCTACGCTGAGGTCGAGAAGATGGGCGGCAAGCGCTGGGATACGTCGAGCCTGATGGCCCGGCTGGAGCGGTGAGTTAAAAAAGCCGGTTAAGATCCGATATCAGGCCCCGCTTCTTGTCCCCTCAGAAGCGGGGTTCCACATGGGGAACAGGTTAATTTTAACTTCCCGTTAACGGAAATTTTTAGCTCTTTAAGTCATCGCTTAATGATTTAGGGCCACAGATAGACAATGCAAAAAGCCCGCGCGTTCGCGGGCAGGATTTGTGTTGTTTGATGAGTAACCCCGCAGAAAAGCCCGAGGTCGTGCAGCTTCCGGCAGAAGCGCCGGTGGCACCGCCGGTCAACACCCGGCGCGTGGCGGCGCAGCGGGTGCGCGAGGCGCGGGATCGGTTAACG
This window harbors:
- a CDS encoding Mrp/NBP35 family ATP-binding protein is translated as MSVTQQQVLDSLGGVVSPRGVPLTNANVLSAISVTDGKVFFSINVDAAEARVWESVRAQAEAAVRAIPGVTAAMIALTAERKPGSPSAAPAPHRHAHSHSPGVQPVAAHRPPQGAASPMSKQAEIPGVAAVIAVASGKGGVGKSTTALNLALGLRDLGLRVGLLDADIYGPSVPRLTGINEKPQLDDNRKMIPIQRFGLSIMSIGFLVEENTAMIWRGPMVMSAITQMLRDVAWGTLDILVVDMPPGTGDAQLTLAQNVPLKGAVIISTPQDLSLIDARRGLAMFRKVNVPVLGIVENMSYFQCPECGTRSDIFGHGGARHEAERLGVPFLGEIPLHMSIRTTSDDGNPVVASEPDGPHAAIYRAIGTRVRDQLQGAIAAA
- a CDS encoding NAD(P)-dependent oxidoreductase → MAKVAFLGLGVMGFPMAGHLVKKGGHEVTVYNRTGAKAAEWADKFGGRTAPTPRAAADGQDFVMCCVGNDNDLRAVTIGTDGAFAGMKKGAVFVDHTTASAEVARELDAAATKAGFKFIDAPVSGGQAGAENGVLTVMCGGKEDAYAAAEPIIAGSYARMCKLLGPAGAGQLTKMVNQICIAGLVQGLSEGLHFAKKSGLDVAAVVETISKGAAQSWQMENRYKAMNEGKFDFGFAVEWMRKDLSICIAEARRNGANLPVTALVDQFYAEVEKMGGKRWDTSSLMARLER
- a CDS encoding VOC family protein, translated to MGVSVGVLDHFNIRTRNLADTVRFYEDILGLEKGARPNFAFPGAWMYSEGKAVVHLVDISRTEEPQKPDSGVVHHVAFASYGFDGMKRRLEAKGMAYDSRQVPGGDLWQIFVNDPNGVMIELNYEAAKETAAAPAERRDDVGAR
- a CDS encoding TRAP transporter substrate-binding protein codes for the protein MKRRDFLKVSAAGAAATAVASPAIAQSSPEIKWRLTSSFPKSLDTIYGGAEQVAKFVAEMTDNKFQIQVFAAGEIVPGLQALDATSNNTVEMCHTVSYYYVGKDPTFAIYASVPFGLNARQQNSWWYQGGGEALGNEFFKKFGVIGFACGNTGAQMGGWFRKEIKTVADLSGLKMRIGGIAGQVFQKVGVVPQQLAAGEIYPALEKGTIDAAEWVGPYDDEKLGFAKVAKYYYYPGFWEGGPMVHAFCNLEKWNSLPKNYQAILTNAMAHANTWMNARYDMQNPSALKRLVAGGTQLRPFTNEVLEASLKATNELWAELSGKNADFKKSIDAMQAYRSDQYLWWQVAEYTYDSFMIRSRTRG